The DNA region ACATTGCCCCATATGCTAATCATAGACAAAACAGGAAACTGGAAATTTGAAGCATTGGAGTACATTAATTACAAAactttcaattttgatgattggaGTATGTTTTTTTAACATGAAATGGCGGCACAGCTGGGggttctgaaaaaaaaaaaaaaaaaaaaaaactacattcatttttttctttaataaaactGATCAAAGGGAAATTAAATGTGCTGCAGTTGATGATGTTACCCAACAGACATAATAATAAACAGCTACATGAAATATGCTAACACGGATATATGTATTAATATCTTATTGCAATGCAAGTATAAGACAACATAACAAAAACGTAAAAATAATTGGGAAAAAGTGATTACCCATGAGAAATGGCCACCATGGAACTTATTGGTTTCACCAGCCAAATGTGAATCCAGAGGAGTGAGCTTCAACAGCCTCGGAGAAGGTATCCGATTTCCCATACGACCACTGAACCCAGTCTTAGTCTTCCCATCCTTATCAGTGAACAACGTACAAATCAACACCAAGTAGGTATCCGTGGTGCCAAGCACCCACTTCCCATCAAAGGTAACATCAACATGAGTGATCGGCGATCCAAGTCCCGGGAATGCAGTCTTCGCCTGCCTCATCGACGTTTTGGAATACAGCCTTATCTTCCCATCAAGCGACCCTACAACAATGGAACCATCGCCCGTGGTCGCGAAGCACTGGAAATTAGTCCCTCTTGAGAACTGATGCCCCTGGCTCCAATGCAGCACTGGCGAATTCGAAGAATTCGCAATGTTCTGAACAATTCCCTTCTTATCACGCATATCCCACTGGCACAGCCTGTTATCATCCAACCCCAGGAAAGTTGATTCGGAAGGATCCAATTGTGACCCTTTAGTGTCGTTTGTTATGTCTCTCATGGTGATGTCAGCGCCATCCTTCTCAAACTTCCATTCAGTAACAATCTTTCCAGTCTCGATATCAAGCTGGTGAAGCTTCGAAGCGTTGGGCTTCCCTTCGCTCATTGGACTCATCAGCATCATGTTCGTTTCCGCCCTCATCAGCAGGGCTTTGTTCGCGGTATGCTGCCGGAGATCGCCACCGGAGAATTTCACAGCCACACCCTTCCCGTGAATTCCCCGGTCAAAATTCCGGTAAACATGAACGCCGGTGTCGTTAACCAAGAAACTATTATCCAACGCTCCCAACGTAAGGCTCTGAACTCCGCCATTCGCAGCCTCTTCGAACTCCTCCAGCAAATCGTCTCTTGACCTAACCGGCGTGGTGATTCTTGGTGAATTTCCTAAGGAGGCATCGTCGGCGTCTTCCCAAACCGAATCGTCGGCGACCTCCGGTTTCACCCAACCGATAAACTCCTTACCATAGACCTTCACTTTGTTCTCCTCCGTAGGTTCGAGGTCGTACACGTTGTAGAAGAGTCGGTCCTGGAATTCGGTGATGAATCTCCGGTATGACTCGTCGGTAGGAAATTTGAGAGCCCAGACTCCATTAGAGACAAAATCGACGCGGCGTTGGTCACCGAACATCTTCAATTGCATCTCCGTCGAAACCCTAGCCTTAACCTTGATCCCAACCTTCAAGTACCACTTACCGTCGTTTCGCTCGTCGTTGTCGTCGTTTTCgttctcttcatcttctacttcttcgTTGTCGTTTGATTTGACGAAGGAGTAAGCGGTGCGTTTATCGGCGACGATCCATTTTGCGGCGGGGGTGTTGCCACCTATGTGAAGGTAGAGTTTAACGGCGTTTTtcggaagggaagaagaagaagaaggagaaggtgtGTTTGATTGGTACTTGAGCTTTAACGCTTTGAGCCTAGCGTCAACTTCATCGAGCTGGGTTGGTGTTTGAGTTGCAGAAGTGGAAATGGTTTGGGCATCTTcgtaattttcttcttcttgttcttcgtcTCGTTCGTCGTAGTCGGAATCGGAGTCGGAGACTTCAAGGCCTTCGCGGCTCTGAGAGGTACCCATGGATAGGGTTGAAATTGGGAACAGGATTTGAGAATAGGATTGGAAATTGAAGATACGAGGTTCCGATTTGATTGATGAGAAAGGAGAGAATGAGAACCAACTGATTTTGGCTTTTGAGTTTTGGGGATTTGAAATGGTGGGGATCAAGACgtaccgtttttttttttttttttatattgtcagAGCCCGTTACTTAAGCGTATTTTTGCTACGCTGCTCTGCGGTGCTTTTGGCGTGGAAAATACGcacctcttttttattttttattaaattttgagtAATTAAGTTTAGTTTCTATTTTGGGTCTTAATTTGCAAATTACTTGGCAGTTAAgctaagtatttttttttgtggATTTGGACTATGCCCAACAATCCAAACCCAACTCAAAGAACCACCTGACCCTCTCCTTAAACTAAATGTTGCGtctagaccaaaaaaaaaaaaactaaatgttGCGTTAGTCATGTCTTCTCTGGCCACGGTTACTGTGAATAGACTCCATAGCCATGAATTAACCTACCTTGTCGCTACGGATGACGTTCTCTGTCCGGCGCGATGAGCTCCTCTATACAGCAAACTCCGATAAAGCTAAGTACTTCTTTTTACTTTTGTCAGCATTAGGTTGGGTTTTGTATTAGCATGAAAAATTAAGAGCATTTCCAATGAGAAAAAATTTGGGGTCCATCTACTCTACTGTAGtatcaaaagaaaagaaggatTTATACGTCAGAGGGAAAAAAAGTTGAGCTCCTATATCAATTTCAAGAAAAGGAAGTCTCTTGAATGGAGATTCCATATAcccaataataatttattatttgacaagttatttaaaaaataaataattatataaaatattaattagttaaataattatattaaataattaaataataattaatttaataataattataataaatatttaaataataattaatttattaataattataataattaattaaattaaataattaaaattttttaattaataatttatattaattatttataggattttttacttaaataaattttatggAAAGCAAAATTATTTGATTCTCCTTAAACGAATTCTGCAACGTAATTACTCTCTtggtattattatataaatcgtcATAGACTGTATAAGATTATATAAAACGTAAATCATTTCAGCCTGAGACGATTAATGCATGATGTGATAAGGGAAACAAAGAGTAAATCATGCTAGGTCCCTGGAGTTAAACAAAGAGTGTAAATCGTCCCAGGATGGTAGGTTTAACATGTTGTTGGGCTAAATCTCATTGAGCTGCCATGATTTACACCTTATTGACACCCTCTCCAGCCTAGCAGATTTACGTATTAGTTGGTAATACAAACTGGACTGAGACGATTTAAGGCCATCTTAGTAACCCTAAGGAGGTTGGCACGAGTTATGTTAGTAGTGCATGCTGAAAGCACTGCGGCGTAAAGGTGAGAGGAGGTTTGGGAGCCACCATTGTCACCGGAGAGGAAGCTTTGGGGAGAAATGTGTTTGGGGTGGATCCCAGCCCGCGGCGGAGGTTCAAGTGGCAGTGGGCAGAGGCGTCTTAGTGGCACAGGTGGGGTGGGAATGAGCCGCCGGTGGCTGGCTGGTGGAGGAAGTAATCCGTTCGACGGTGATAATGGCCACAAACCAAGAAGAAATGTACCGCCTAAACGGCATTGCGCATGTTGCCAAATTTATTGATCAAGAGGTAAGTTTTCGGATTTTATAATGTTATTGAGTTGATGCCACGAGAATGTTAAGTACGTTAATATGTTGTATCATATAGTATGTTGGATCATATTGTATAGGCTGAATATGCATCTTAGAATAATTTTCTATTAAGACGTTGTGCGATACCATGTTTAGTGatgtagttagtttttagtttagtaTAAGAcgttagaaatcagggttcttaataAATTAGGGAATTCGCTCACGATAGAGCGATGGTTCTGATGGCAAAATTCCCAAAAATTTGATGTTCTTACATTATAGTGTTTTTTAAAACGTGAATATCCTCTTTCTACTATTATATAAATCGTTCCAGGGGCatgaaaattatataatatgTTAATCATGCCACCCAGGAACGATTTATGCATGGATGACCCAGGAAAATAGGGAGTAAATCGTTGCAGAATACACAGAATTATAGGTAACGCATAAATCATATCACCCTATAAGGATTCAAATGATTTTGAGCTAAAACACAAAGGTTTGGCACGATTAACGTGTTAAAGTAAATCCTCTCATACCTGGTACGATTTATGCATAAGAGGATACTtttgtttataatattttaatttaaattatatctatttcaattttaacttaaaaaataaaaatataattttgaataagataaatttatgtggttttaagtaatataaatttaagttttcataaaatttttaatatttgttgctcatgtaatttttttaaataatttttatcaatgtatattttttatattttatatattaaaaaaagccaaagaaaattctataaaaaatatgcatcgataaaaattattaaaaaaaattacata from Arachis hypogaea cultivar Tifrunner chromosome 10, arahy.Tifrunner.gnm2.J5K5, whole genome shotgun sequence includes:
- the LOC112715581 gene encoding protein CYPRO4 encodes the protein MGTSQSREGLEVSDSDSDYDERDEEQEEENYEDAQTISTSATQTPTQLDEVDARLKALKLKYQSNTPSPSSSSSLPKNAVKLYLHIGGNTPAAKWIVADKRTAYSFVKSNDNEEVEDEENENDDNDERNDGKWYLKVGIKVKARVSTEMQLKMFGDQRRVDFVSNGVWALKFPTDESYRRFITEFQDRLFYNVYDLEPTEENKVKVYGKEFIGWVKPEVADDSVWEDADDASLGNSPRITTPVRSRDDLLEEFEEAANGGVQSLTLGALDNSFLVNDTGVHVYRNFDRGIHGKGVAVKFSGGDLRQHTANKALLMRAETNMMLMSPMSEGKPNASKLHQLDIETGKIVTEWKFEKDGADITMRDITNDTKGSQLDPSESTFLGLDDNRLCQWDMRDKKGIVQNIANSSNSPVLHWSQGHQFSRGTNFQCFATTGDGSIVVGSLDGKIRLYSKTSMRQAKTAFPGLGSPITHVDVTFDGKWVLGTTDTYLVLICTLFTDKDGKTKTGFSGRMGNRIPSPRLLKLTPLDSHLAGETNKFHGGHFSWVTENGKQERHLVATVGKFSVIWDFQQVKNSAHHCYRNQQGLKSCYCYKIVLKDESIVESRFMHEKFAISDSPEAPLVVATPMKVSSISLSGKRHG